The Gadus morhua chromosome 16, gadMor3.0, whole genome shotgun sequence DNA window GGTTCTTAATGTAATAAGTTATTACAGTATTACATTATGCGCAAAGCCCTTATTACGTTATGCGTTCGTGATTTTATTACATTATGAGCCGATTATTACATTATGAACTTTTAGTACATTATGAGCCGTTATGAGCCGTTATTACATTATGAGTCTTTATTACATTATAAGTTGCAACAACGTTTTCTGAATTTCAATAGATTTACTTccaagatattattattatattattattatttttttgtcagTTATGTACAACATTCACATTTAGCCTTTAAGTATTTGAAGTCAACCATTATTCATGGTTTCCACTTTCCTTAAGGTCCCTGGTTTCAAGGTGCTTGAAGATAGcaaccaaaaaacacaaaagctcTTGGAACGGTCGTTCAGCTTCTTCCTCAAGCTAATGGAAGGGGAATCCCCGCCAAGCTCCAACCCCCCTTACCAACACCAAACCAAGGCCAGAGGTCCAATACCACAACCGAGATCCTGGCCCAACACAGAAGAAGACCTCAGACCGAACACCTGTTTAAAGTCTGGTCGTGCCCAAATGGCTAAAATTCTCCAGGGATCCCACTGCATGGCCTTTTTGCTCACAGTCCGAAATGGGAGAGAGCGTCCTATTAAAAGTATATTAATGGCCCTCACAAGACATAATCAGTCTGGCTTACAGACTCCCTCCACTCAAGCAAGGACCAAGAAGTTGGATTGGGAAACTTGAGGCGTTCACAACCACAAAACTGTCAAAATGACGGCCATTTTCCTGAAATTCAAATACACAAGGAATTACCAACTGTGGACACACTGGGACACaacgggccctattttaacggtcggAAATGctagtgagaagcgccaaacgcaagtagctttgtgggcggttctatagcgatgttgctattttaccggcggatatatgactcttgcgcccggcgcaaatctaaaaagggttggtctgaagtagcccaattacccgtaggtgtggtttgggcgtaacgtgcaataaaccactgagagtgccatctcccatcccctttaagagcatttgaatctgacgagttgatattttgacagcgcgtttgcagtctccgatgagacagatgcatgaccacatgaatttcaaacttcaaatggctcagtttatggccaaataatatggcctaattcacacatggaatagcgttttcttccacaacttcataaataaatttcggcaaagaaaacttaacacacgtATGATATgcgtaactgtggttctatttaatgatatgcgcaatacattaacaaacattgtttcttaccagcAGGGATGCActgaatattcggccaccgaaaatgttcggccgaaaatgacccaaaacataatgttcggtTTCGGTTTTCGTACaccaaacatttttatttttgattaaaaaaataaataaagttgtttcactcatttatttaaaggtacattgttcttaaattcgtgctataaggtctgctggaatgttaaaaaacgttcagtattaattaaatattttgtatcaaatttgaaatagatttttttatcgaaaaGCAAGataaaaaagtttataaaggacatttaattgtttgatttatgcaatggcgAAAAATTAAAgctaaatgaatgaaaaacagtaAAAGCCACATTCTGTCACGGTTGCTCTATGATTTGCTCCACAGGCCTTGGTTCTTAGACAGGTGCGGGGCGTGGCGAGCGGAGCTGGGCACCGCAACGTGGCACACCTGGACCTCATCAACTAACtaaacacacactttcttaAGCCTGGCGGGGACTTCTCGTCGGCGCCAGATTATTCCGTCTCATTCGGTATTGTGGCTGACGTGTGTACATCGACCTTCGATTCCCTAACCTGATTTTGTGATTCCTAAACGTCGTGTTATCTTTTCGTCAGTTGCCAGTTCCTCGCCAGTGGATTACCCCCGGACCGCAACCTCCGGTGCCTCCGCCAGCTACGCCTACCCGCTCCTGTCTTCACCTTGCCCGCTGGTTATCTTTTGAGTTCCCCTTTGTTGACAATAAACCGTGGATTGTCcgtactgtctctgtctctgcatccGGGATCCAAACCAACCTTTTCGCTACCGTaacacattcggtattcggtttcggctttcggccaactgtttcagtatatttggtttcggtttcggccaagaattttcatttcggtgcatccctccttaccagtattgtatgcattatctttatcgacttgtgttcctaatatgcatgtgtccccccgttaatatacattgccatggactgtattatgcgttgtGTGCggaagcacacacgcgcgcccgcattcattcattctttttaactcactcgcggtaaaataatgttttctcacaatcaaatactcatcaatcctaaaagttatgggcttgcacacgatgtctgtgtcaagaaaaataTGTGTTCgctgtacagtgtttgcagatgcattgatttaaaattacaacttattaccgctgtatcagctgttctttcccaaatattttaccaagaatgtgtggctaggtagatgagagaagcaaagtgtatgcgcgaggtgcacaagcaacatcatgcatgcgcccttaaaatagcatctgagcAACGCGCCGCTGACTTTGAACCAGATATTTCCTGGTTTTTGGTGCAAtttttttctgaaactgcaaaatagcaccagggaacgtttgcgcgaGAACAcgcctcctttcgccgaaccaccCCTTGGGGCACAatatcattccctaatttacaggcgcgtggcggtggagggaaaagaacgctctgcgccagttgcaaactagcgacacatgcgtcagtgtagagagtcaattgcgccggatgcaagatagggcccaacaTAACAACAATCACTCAGGAAAACGCTCTGAATATTAACAAGGACAATGTTGAGGGCAAGATGGGttgacaaagaaaacaaaacacccTTTTGGTGCATTATTTTCATTCTTAAACTGTAAAAAGTTTTCATTTTTATATTCAAAcaggatttttattttacttcccTCAAGGGGAAAATATGCTTTCTGATCTTCAAAGGATTTACTCCAAGAGTTGAGTGTTATTTAGCCAGTTGGGAACAACTTTCAAATGAGCAATGAGATTTTTCAAGTATTTGAAGACAACCAATATCATGGAATCAAagacttctctctcctcccctttgttTTGTTAATATCAGACCTTAATCCTTTGATGTTACTGCCTGTCTGATGTGAAAGTTTCCAAATAAGAATCATGTATACTCATTTTCTCTCTGAATATGCTTTATAAATGCTGCCTTTGATTCTTCCCATGAAACCGAATGCTTTGCCAACGTGAAAAGTCTTcgtcacacaaaaacacaatttatGTCATATTTGTGAATATCACAAAAGAAAACTGCATGGATTAAATGTTGTGAGGAAAGAATAATTAAAGGAGATGTGGAAGACGggggtgattttttttttgcagagcATGTGGTACATATTAACACATTTTGCTTCATTTTGTCGACCTATACCGTTTTCAGACTTTGTGATACAGCACACAATgtaaatatacattatatggTTCACAGAACCtacattttaaattataaatGCCATTTTTGTTAGATAAGAACAACATTCCATTTGTTAACTTACTTTAATGAATAGCAGTGAAATGACAATAATCAAACATGTCATGAGCGGCTGAAAGTGCTGGTATGTTTATGTTGACACTGAGTTATCCACTTCCTGTTCCGCTACGTGCAACAGCATAAAAGGATCGTAGTGCAATATTTCCTATTCGTATTTTGTGATTCAGAGTTTCATGATTAATATAATAGTCTAATTAAGTTATTATGGGGAAAATAATTAAACTTAATTTGAACTTCCACCCATCAGTTGATAAGTCTTTCTTTTCAAGGCCCCGATCTTCTTGGAAGCTCCAACATGAAACCAGTGTCATTCTGCAAACAATTTTGTTCCCGACATGTCAGACCGAAAGATGCGACCAGGAACGATAATTTGAAACGCCACCCGAGTGCGTTGAACAAGGTGGGGGGCACGGAGTAGCCGATGAAGGGGTTGATGATGTTACAGATGAAAAATGGCGTCCAGAAGGACAGAAACACGCCCATGATGATGGCCAGCGTTTTGGTGGCTTTCCTCTGGTGCTTGTCCACCTTGGAGGAGCTTGTGTTCTGTAGGCCTATGGGGCGCACTTGTCTCTGGGCCACCATGTAGATCTTCAGGTAGATGCCCAGCATGATGACCCCGGGGATGTAGAAGGATAGAATGGATGACACGGTACTGGACACCCCGCTCTGAAACACAAAGCATCCTCCTTCACACGCCACATTGTTATAGTAGAACTCCTCTATTCCTAATATATTCAGCTTTAGGAAGATTATCCCAAAGCCGACCACAGcagagacacaccatgtgaccagGATCATGATGACTGCGGTGTGAACCGTTATCTTATGGGGGTAGAGCAGAGGCTGGCACACGGCATAATAGCGGTCCATGGATATAAAGGACAGGTTCAATATAGAAGCAGTACACAGCAAGATGTCTGAGCTGTTGAAGAGCTTGCATAAAATGTCCCCAAAGTACCAGCAGGTTTCAATGGACTGAATCATTCTAGGGAACATGACCAGAACCCCCAGGAGGAGGTCGGACACGGCCAGGGAGAGGGTCAGGTAGTTGGTAGGCGTGTGGAGTTGCTTGAAGTGAGCGATGGCCACAATCACAAAGAGGTTACCCAGGACTGTGAGGACCACCGCAGACCCAAGGGTCAAGTAGAGGATGGCGCGGACAGTGACAGGGTAGACCGTCCTCACACACGAGCCATTCCCGTAGCACAACTCTGGCTCCATCAGCCtgggagcggggggagggggggggaaagggaggaaggaaaggagagggagggagtaagaAATTGAGCTAAAGGGAGTTGAAGGGAAGGGCGGGGCAGAGACAGGGTTCTAGTAAATTCTAAAAATCTAGAGACAAAACATAGATTAGACATTTGATCCTGATCGTGTGTTATTGAACTGGTATAAAATTCAGATGATGATAGCacatttaataaatataataataataataataatgaattttaattaatgcactttatattgagcaaacaatctcaaagtgctacataagaaaaaaaagaaaagaaaagtaaaagttaAAATTTGGAGAGAGAACGTCTCTCCAAAGGAAACAACTAATgaaaggcttttttaaaaaggtaggtttttaggccttttttaaaagtgtccagGGTCAGTGGTGctctcaggtggtcagggagagcATTCCAAAGACAGGGAGCGGCGTGACAGAAAGCTCTGTCTCCCATGGTTCGGAGTTTGGTCCTTGGGATCTGCAGGAGGTTTGCCTGACCGGAGCGGAGGTGTCGTGAAGTGGGCTGAGGGGTGATTAGCTCCTTCAGGTAAATAGGAGCATTACCATGGAGGCACTGGTGGGTCAGTAGGGAAACCTTGTATTCAATCCTGAatgggacagggagccagtggagggatTTGAGAATTGGTGTGATGTGGTCAAATTTTCGTGTCCTTGTAAGGATCCGGGCAGCAcagttttgaatgtattggagtTTTTGGATGTTTTTGTTGGAGATCCCAGCAAGAAGAGAATTACAGTAGTCCAGCCTGGtggagacaaaggcatggacgagTTTTTCTGcatctgggagagagagtgatggacgGAGTTTTGCAATGTTTTTTAGGTGGTAAAAAGAGTTTTTGCAAAGCTGTTTGATGTGAAGTTCAAAGGTCAGGTGGGGGTCCATTATTGCACCAAGGTTGGTGACTGATGGAGAAAGGTGGATGTCGTGGCCGGCGAAGGTGATACTGGTAATGGTGGATGACCGGGTCTGATGTGGGGTGCCAATGAGAATGGCTTCAGTTTTTGAACTGTTAAGCTGCAGAAAATTCTCCATCATCCACGCCTTTGTCTCCCCCAGGCAGGTGGTGAGTGTGGAAGATGGCAGGGTGTCAGAGGATGCTGGGTTGATTTTGAAATAAAGTtgggtgtcatcagcatagcaatggaaaGATATTCCATGCCGGCTGATGACATGGCCAAGGGGAAGCATGTAGACAGTGAAAAGGGGGGGTCCGAGGACTGACCCTTGGGGGACACCACAGGAGACGGGGAGTGTGTCTGACTTGGCTTCTCCCAGGGAGACGTATTCAGTTCTGTTAGTGAGATAGGAGGTAAACCAGTTGAGAGTTGAGTCAGATAGTCCGATGGTGGAGTGTAGAACTCCTCTATTCCTAATATATTCAGCTTTAGGAAGATTATCCCAAAGCCGACCACAGcagagacacaccatgtgaccagGATCATGATGACTGCGGTGTGAACCGTTATCTTATGGGGGTAGAGCAGAGGCTGGCACACGGCATAATAGCGGTCCATGGATATAAAGGACAGGTTCAATATAGAAGCAGTACACAGCAAGATGTCTGAGCTGTTGAAGAGCTTGCATAAAATGTCCCCAAAGTACCAGCAGGTTTCAATGGACTGAATCATTCTAGGGAACATGACCAGAACCCCCAGGAGGAGGTCGGACACGGCCAGGGAGAGGGTCAGGTAGTTGGTAGGCGTGTGGAGTTGCTTGAAGTGAGCGATGGCCACAATCACAAAGAGGTTACCCAGGACTGTGAGGACCACCGCAGACCCAAGGGTCAAGTAGAGGATGGCGCGGACAGTGACAGGGTAGACCGTCCTCACACACGAGCCATTCCCGTAGCACAACTCTGGCTCCATCAGCCtgggagcggggggagggggggggaaagggaggaaggaaaggagagggagggagtaagaAATTGAGCTAAAGGGAGTTGAAGGGAAGGGCGGGGCAGAGACAGGGTTCTAGTAAATTCTAAAAATCTAGAGACAAAACATAGATTAGACATTTGATCCTGATCGTGTGTTATTGAACTGGTATAAAATTCAGATGATGATAGCacatttaataaatataataataataataataatgaattttaattaatgcactttatattgagcaaacaatctcaaagtgctacataagaaaaaaaagaaaagaaaagtaaaagttaAAATTTGGAGAGAGAACGTCTCTCCAAAGGAAACAACTAATgaaaggcttttttaaaaaggtaggtttttaggccttttttaaaagtgtccagGGTCAGTGGTGctctcaggtggtcagggagagcATTCCAAAGACAGGGAGCGGCGTGACAGAAAGCTCTGTCTCCCATGGTTCGGAGTTTGGTCCTTGGGATCTGCAGGAGGTTTGCCTGACCGGAGCGGAGGTGTCGTGAAGTGGGCTGAGGGGTGATTAGCTCCTTCAGGTAAATAGGAGCATTACCATGGAGGCACTGGTGGGTCAGTAGGGAAACCTTGTATTCAATCCTGAatgggacagggagccagtggagggatTTGAGAATTGGTGTGATGTGGTCAAATTTTCGTGTCCTTGTAAGGATCCGGGCAGCAcagttttgaatgtattggagtTTTTGGATGTTTTTGTTGGAGATCCCAGCAAGAAGAGAATTACAGTAGTCCAGCCTGGtggagacaaaggcatggacgagTTTTTCTGcatctgggagagagagtgatggacgGAGTTTTGCAATGTTTTTTAGGTGGTAAAAAGAGTTTTTGCAAAGCTGTTTGATGTGAAGTTCAAAGGTCAGGTGGGGGTCCATTATTGCACCAAGGTTGGTGACTGATGGAGAAAGGTGGATGTCGTGGCCGGCGAAGGTGATACTGGTAATGGTGGATGACCGGGTCTGATGTGGGGTGCCAATGAGAATGGCTTCAGTTTTTGAACTGTTAAGCTGCAGAAAATTCTCCATCATCCACGCCTTTGTCTCCCCCAGGCAGGTGGTGAGTGTGGAAGATGGCAGGGTGTCAGAGGATGCTGGGTTGATTTTGAAATAAAGTtgggtgtcatcagcatagcaatggaaaGATATTCCATGCCGGCTGATGACATGGCCAAGGGGAAGCATGTAGACAGTGAAAAGGGGGGGTCCGAGGACTGACCCTTGGGGGACACCACAGGAGACGGGGAGTGTGTCTGACTTGGCTTCTCCCAGGGAGACGTATTCAGTTCTGTTAGTGAGATAGGAGGTAAACCAGTTGAGAGTTGAGTCAGATAGTCCGATGGTGGAGTGTAGGCGATGGAGGAGAATGTGGTGGTCAACCGTATCAAAAGCTGCAGTGAGATCAAGGAGAATGAGCAGGGATGGTGAGCCAGCATCAGCTGACATCAGTAGGTCGTTAGTGACCCTGGCCAGAGCAGTTTCCGTGCTGTGGCCAAGgcggaaaccagactgaaaTTTTTCAAACATGTTGTTTGTTTGAAGGTGGTCGTGAAGTTGGGCAGCAACTACCTTTTCCAGCACTTTTGAAAGGAACGGGAGATTTGAGATTGGTCTGTAGTTAGCAAGCACTTCCGGGTCAAGGCTGGGTTTTTTAAGGAGTGGCTTAATGACTGCAGTTTTCAGGACAGATGGGATGAGGCCAGTCTGGAGGGAGCAGTTTATGATTTTAGTAATCATGGGACTTAtggcagaggtgtgtgtttttatcaaaGCTGAAGGGAATGGGTCGAGGGCACAGGTAGAGGGTTTCATCTTCCTCATGATTTCCTCAGCCTCACGCTGTGTGATGTCCTGGAAGCAGCAGAGAGGTTGGGTCGTCCCAGGCTGAGGGCTGACAGTTGGGATtgtgggggcagagggggtggagaggatggCACGGATGTTATCTACCTTTGCCCTGAAGAAAGAGATGAAGTTGTTGCACTGCTCCTGTGTGGTGTCTAGTTTCAGGGGGATTTGAGGTTTGAGAAGGTTATTGACAGTGGAAAAAAGTCTTTTGGAGTTACCAGAGCTATTGTTGATGAGATtggagaagaagcgagactctCATATATTATGAGAGTTACAGTATGTCATTTGTCTGCCATCATAATCAATCAAGGATTTGACAATTTTGCTAGAGTTTAGAATagagcatacatttaaatttTGCTAAATGCAGGCATTCATAATTCTTTAATAATTTCCACCTCATGGCACTTATTAAATGAGTCATTCATGTTTATATTTCAATGTTTTCCAGCAAGAACTCTTCATAGCCCAATCCATTCCGTGATGCCATGATTAGTTAACTGTTAGCTCTTAGTTTACACTTTAGCTCTGTTTCTATTCATAAATGTAGAGCCAATGTACACTCATCAAGCATTTTATCAGGAGAAGCTTTCATACACTAGAAATAATACAATGCATTTGTTTTTTCCATTGTTCAGTGAGAAATTATCGATGATGGATAATATCTGGCACATTGTATTGCATTCATCCACGACGGTAATCACTTGAATTGTGAAAAtgcttaaaataaatatatatatatatatatatatatatatatatatatatatatatatatatatatatatatatatatatatatatatataaatatacttaatttgcatttttttttcgaAACAAATTAGGTTCTtcataatacaaatattttacaAATTGTTCAAATAGTTATGTCTcaaacaaataaaatcaatGCTTGACCTAAAACCTGTCCTATTTAAGGAATATCACAAAGCAGTTATTCAATAAAGATTTCCATTAACCTTTTGTATCAAATATAAACTCGTAGATCAATGAGTTTAAAGTGTGAAAAAGACAATTGTGGGGATTACCTCAGCTGCAGAGGTATACTCAGTGGATACTAGCAGGATGGGCTTCATGTATATCGTCATTTCAAGATGACGACAGGTTCAAAACAGTCAGCCACTGCTCTGACTGGGCCATTTCCCTGGACTCTGTGGCCAGATGCAACAACAATCTCCAAGAAAAGAGCTGTGAATGGCAACATGGACAATGTTGAGAGGCAGGATGtgttgagaaagagagacataagGACCACACCTTTTTGTTGCAGTATTTTTATTAAAGAAATATAATTTCTAAATGTTAACTTTTCATTAAAACGCTACCACAGAAGTGGTTTTAAATGAACGGTGCTTGGTAAACAAAATTATTGACCACAATGAATTGTATTACAATCAAAACAATctacataacacacacaaacacacatttgtataATGTATGCATAAAACACACATGTATGTTTAACTGTAGTGTTTATCAATTGTTGTTAATGAGTTAGTTAAAAAAGTAAgctttttttggtattttatttgaaatattCCTGAGCAAGACAGCACATCAGAAAAAAAGAATATCATAGATTAAATGTTGTGGGGAcaattttttttgataaaggtTTTGTATCttttatatatgcatacatcGCAGGTCGACAGCATGAACATTTTTTTAGAGTAATCATCAGAGTAAAAAATGCCATCAGTATAAATACTACCACAATTAATAACAGTATTATGTAACTTTTTTCAGTATTCCATGACGAAATATAAAGTAGTAATTTAAACTATGACTGACCAGATAAAATGGGAAAATTCCTTTTGGATTTCCAACCATCTGTAAATAAGCATTCATTTTATTGGCCCCACACCTTCTGGGAGGCCTCCACATGAAACCACTGTCACTCTGCAAACAGTTTTGTGTCCGACATGTCAGACCGAAAGATCCTACCGGAAATGATTATTCGAAACGCCTTCCTGAACCAGCTGTAAAAGAAGGCATACACAAACGGGTTGATGGTGGAATTCAGAAACCCCAGCCACTTCAGTGAGTCAAACATGGCAGGTGGAATGGAGTAGCCGATGAGGGGGTCGATGATGTTACAGATGAAAAATGGCATCCAGAAGGACAGAAACACGCCCATAATGAAGGCCAGTGTTTTGGTGGCTTTCCTCTGGTGCTTATCCACCTTGAAGGCGCTTGTGTTCTGTAGGCCTATGGTGCGCACTTGTCTCTGGGCCACCATGAAGATCTTCAGGTAGATGCCCAGCATGATGACCCCGGGAAGATAGAAGGAGAACGTGGATGACACGGTGCTCGTCATCAAAGTCTGAAACAAAAAGCACCTTCCTTCACACACTACATTGTTGTCGTGCATCTCAATTCCTGATATATTCAGCTTCTTGAAGAACATCCCGAACCCGACCACAGCcgagacacaccatgtgaccagGATCATGACGACTGCCGTGTGAACCGTTATCTTACGGGGGTAGAGCATAGGGTGGCACACGGCATAATAGCGGTCGATGGATATAAAGGACAGGTTCAAGATGGATGCGGTGCACAGCAAGACTGCTGAACTGTTGTAGAGCTTGCAGTACATCTCCCCAAAGTACCAGCAGTTCTCAACGGACTCAATCATGCCAGGGAACATGACCATCACCGCCAGCAGGAGGTCGGTTACGGCCAGAGAGAGGGTCAGATAGTTGGGAGGTGTGTGGAGTTGTTTGAAGTGAGCGATGGCCACGATCACGAAGAGGTTACCCAGCATCGTGAGGACCACCGCAGACCCCAGAAACACATAGAGGGCTGTGCGGACAGTGACAGGGTAGACCGTCCTCACACACGAGTCATTCCCGTAGCAGAACTCCGGCTCCATCaacctgggagggggggaggggaaggcatTGGAAGGGAAGGACACGGGAAAGACAAGGTTTAGGTCCTTCTTTCCACAACCTGAAAGAGACATTATGATATCACATAAGATGTTTTCATGGGTGGGGGATTATAGTTGTCATGTATTTTAACAGGAAAATCTTTCGTAGACCATGCCACAAATAAAATTCAAAATATTGTTATTCAAAATATAGATAATAATACTATTATTGTCTTTTGATCGATTGTTCAGTGAAGAATGACCAATGCTTTACTGTTAATAATATATTGGCACAGTGTTCACTCATGACAACAAGTTATTATCAGCTCATTCACATCCAACATATGTGCTTACACAAG harbors:
- the LOC115561580 gene encoding trace amine-associated receptor 4-like: MFEKFQSGFRLGHSTETALARVTNDLLITEYVSLGEAKSDTLPVSCGVPQGLMEPELCYGNGSCVRTVYPVTVRAILYLTLGSAVVLTVLGNLFVIVAIAHFKQLHTPTNYLTLSLAVSDLLLGVLVMFPRMIQSIETCWYFGDILCKLFNSSDILLCTASILNLSFISMDRYYAVCQPLLYPHKITVHTAVIMILVTWCVSAVVGFGIIFLKLNILGIEEFYTPPSDYLTQLSTGLPPISLTELNTSPWEKPSQTHSPSPVVSPKGLNTRFPY
- the LOC115561581 gene encoding trace amine-associated receptor 1-like, translated to MDQSDHSFEEFRDQRSRGCFFIILALMLSLTLTTIQTLTLTITLTPTITLLEIPVMSYMVTHVMFLMVIPMMSYMVTHVMFLMVIPMMSYMVTHVMFLMVIPMMSYMVTHVMFLMVIPMMSYMVTHVMFLMVIAMMSYMVTHVMFLMVIPMMSYMVTSTLSLTLTLILLMEPEFCYGNDSCVRTVYPVTVRTALYVFLGSAVVLTMLGNLFVIVAIAHFKQLHTPPNYLTLSLAVTDLLLAVMVMFPGMIESVENCWYFGEMYCKLYNSSAVLLCTASILNLSFISIDRYYAVCHPMLYPRKITVHTAVVMILVTWCVSAVVGFGMFFKKLNISGIEMHDNNVVCEGRCFLFQTLMTSTVSSTFSFYLPGVIMLGIYLKIFMVAQRQVRTIGLQNTSAFKVDKHQRKATKTLAFIMGVFLSFWMPFFICNIIDPLIGYSIPPAMFDSLKWLGFLNSTINPFVYAFFYSWFRKAFRIIISGRIFRSDMSDTKLFAE